GCGAAGTTGGAAGACTGGATTACCACAATTACCCCTCTGGCAGTTGGAGAGTCGTCGTATAAAGTGACGTTTGAATGGGATGATAATGAAGTTCCAGGGGCATTTCTTGTCcaaaatcatcatcataatcaatttTACCTCAAGACACTTACACTTGAAGATGTTCCTGGCCATGGACAAGTCCATTTTGTCTGTAATTCATGGGTTTATCCTGCAAAACACTACCAAAAACCCCGCCTTTTCTTCACTAATAAGGTATGTATCCTAAAGAATTTTAAACATTGGTTCCGACCCAACCCATTCAACCCAATTGAAAGCTGATCCGTTCAACCCATCACCCTTTTTACCCAATTTGCAAGTTGACCTGTTCGACCCATGACCATTTGAAGGACTAATTCTATGTATACATACAATAAATTAAAGACTTTCTTATCtgttttttttaacggcaaatttTCGCATCAAATACTCTCATTTGCGACCCACACACGCTAGGCAGGAAACTCCAAGGATTGACCccggttgcttggcaactaatcgcggaaaAATCCTGGAGAAAACCTCCCCCTTATCGGAATTaaacccgggttgcttggcaactaatcgaggGTCCCCCCCTCTAAGGCTTGGAAAACACTCAGGCAATACCTCGGTGGTTTTAGCCCTTAGTTTTAGCCCATTTTTCATGCGGCGACCCTTTCGTTTTTTGACGTACCTGATCCCTATATTATAAAAATGGTGCTCCGGTGGTCACTCCGTCAAATTTCCGATTAATGTGTCCGTATAATCTTGACATGTGCATTGCATGTGAGAATAAGTTCGTCTTTATGAACTATAAAGGGTAAAAGggtaaaaggtagaaggtttttaCTATTCAGGCTACACGGAGGGCGAGTAATCCGTATTTATGAGTTATGTCTATGCTTATATGGTCGTAAGAAATGGTAGTTTCATATGGTATGTACAAACATATGATGTTTTGCAGGCATATCTTCCCCACGAAACACCTGAATTTCTACGACCATACAGAGAGGACGAGTTGGATATCTTGCGAGGAGACGGGACCCGTATGCTTGAAGAATGGGACAGAGTTTACGATTACGCTTTTTATAACGATTTGGGAGATCCAGATAAGAACCCTGATGATGCCCGCCCAGTTCTTGGCGGGTCTACAGAGTACCCGTATCCTCGTAGGGGTAGAACCGGCAGACCACCAACCAAATCAGGTTaatagtctatatatatatatacatatactccgCCCATGTCGTACCTACTACTTTGACCGCATTTTTGACTTTTCTAAACTGATGTGATAGATCCTAAAACGGAGAGCAGACTTCCGCTTGTAAAGAGTTTAGACATTTATGTTCCAAGAGACGAACGGTTTGGACACTTGAAGCTGTCTGATTTTCTCGCTTATGGCCTAAAATCTATCGTTCAATTCCTTGTACCCGAGTTTAAAGCTTTAAGTGACATCACTGGTAATGAATTCGATTCGTTTGAAGATATCATGAAGCTTTACGAAGGTGGAATTAAGCTGCCCGAAGGCCCTTTACTTGATAGCATTCGAAAAAACATTCCTTTCGAAATGCTCAAAGTATTTCTTCAAATGGATAGTAGTGGAGTTACTAAATTCCCAAAACCACAAGTTATCGAAGGTATACAAACATCCAAATTGATTCGTAAAGACAGTTTTTGAGCGAATAACTAAAttaatttttattaaatttttgttagAGGACAAGTCTGCTTGGAGGACGGATGAAGAATTCGCTAAAGAAATGCTCGCTGGAGTTAACCCTGTTAACATTCGTCTCCTAAAAGTAAACGCTTGCTTTTGAAACTTTGACATAAAGTGACTAACTTTCGTTAGTTTTCAGTTAACGGTTCGTTAAATCTCGTTTCTTTGCAGGAGTTTCCTCCTACAAGCAAGTTAGACGTCGCACTCTATGGCAACCAAAACAGTTCGATAAAAGCAGAACACATTGAGAAAAACCTACACGATTTAGTAGTAGATGAGGTACTACGAATCCCAAAGATGTTTTAATTAAAGCGAACTTGATTTAAGCATAACATAACCATTATTTGTCTCAAATTGTTTCCGTATAGGTATTGAAAGCAAAAAAGTTGTTCATATTGGATCATCATGATGCTTTAATACCATACTTGAGGCGAATAAACGCAACCACAAGCAAGATCTACGCAACAAGAACTATACTCTTGCTACAAAACGATGGAACTTTAAAGCCACTGTGTATCGAATTAAGCTTGCCGCATCCTCAAGGAGATAAATTCGGTGCCGTTAGTAATGTTTACACCCCTGCTGAAAACGGAGTTGAAGGTTCGATTTGGCAGTTAGCAAAAGCATATGTTTCTGTTACTGATTCTGGAATTCATCAACTCATTAGTCACTGGTAcaatcaccaaaaaaaaaaaaatgtctagTTAGCATTATTGCATATGTATAATAGTATATTTTTGATTTATTATTTTTTGTGCACAGGTTGAGTACGCATGCGGTTGTTGAGCCGTTTGTGATTGCTGCTAATAGGCAACTAAGTGTACTGCACCCGATTTATAAGCTTCTGTACCCTCATTTTCGTGATACGATGAATATCAACGCTTTTGCGAGACAGATCCTGATTAACGGTGGAGGTATCCTTGAATTAACGGTTTTTCCTGGAAAATATTCGATGGAATTGTCTTCTGTGTTGTATAAAGATTGGGTCTTCACTGAACAAGCACTTCCAATGGATCTTGTCAAAAGGTAAAGCATTTAAGATAAAGTCATTTCAATATATACTTTTAAAACTGTTCTTTAGCGGTGGCAATTTGGGCGTGTTTGGGTTCGTGGGTCAGAAGTAACAAACCCGGATACAATCCTCATAATTTGTATATGTAAGCTATACCCGTCAATTGAGACCCATAGCTTGAAAAATGGGTCCATTGTGTTAGTTATTTAACCAAGTGGGTTCATAAAAAAGTTAAAGAATGGGTCCAAATTAGAACCATATGAAgcctaaaaatttatatatataaggtcCAATGTGTCCTTAACTGGTGTTTACGAgatattaaaaatattactgtATTTTCTAGAGGTTTTAGAAGTTTGGGAAACTTTGAAAAAAGGGCCTCGACCCAAACCATTTAGACCTGCCCGTTTGACTCGAAATCTGATccatttgaactatgacttgtttTGACCCAAACCCATTCGGGTCTCAACCCGACCCGACACGTTTGCCGGTCGATGTAAACGGGCCATCTGGGTCTTATTTTGCACGTTGGTTTTGGGTTAAATGGGTCAGATTTATCGGGTTGGTTTTAAAATTTAAGGGTAAAGTTATGAGATGGCGGgtagaaactgttagtttttatACAAATCTTCAATTTCTATTTGGGTTGGTCGACCTGTTAACCCGAACTTGACTGAAAAACTTGAAAGAGTTGTCGGGTTTTGATTAACAATTAGTTGATCTCTTGGCATAGCTAGTTATTAATATGTCATCAACTCGAATATTTATTGATAAATTTATAACGCAGGGGAATGGCGGTTGAAGACTCTGATTCTCGTAATGGACTTCGTCTTTTGATAGAGGATTATCCGTATGCAGTTGATGGACTCGAAATTTGGTCCGCGATCAAATCATGGGTCAACGATTACTGTAAATTTTACTACAAAAACGACGACATGGTTCAATCCGACACAGAACTTCAATCATGGTGGACGGAGTTACGAGAAAAGGGACATGGTGACAAGAAACACGAGCCGTGGTGGCCTAAAATGAGTTCGGTTCAAGAACTGATAAACATTTGCACTACATTTATATGGATAGCTTCTGCACTTCATGCAGCTGTAAACTATGGTCAATACCCTTATGCTGGTTACTTCCCTAATCGTCCAACCATAAGTCGTAAATTTATGCCTGAACCGAATTCTCCTGAGTACGACGAACTCAAAACGAATCCAGAAAAAGTTTTCTTGAAAACGATTACTCCTCAACTGCAAACGCTACTTGGGATTGCGTTGATAGAGTTATTGTCAAGGCATACGTCGGATGAGATTTATCTTGGACAAAGAGAGTGTCCCGAGTGGACTTTGGATGCAGAACCTTTGAATGCGTTTGAGAAATTTGGGAAGAAGCTGAAAGAGATTGAGGCGAGAATTGTGGCTATGAACAGTGATGAACGACTGAAGAATCGAGTGGGACCCGCAAAAGTACCGTACACGTTACTTTATCCAACAAGTGAACAGGGACTTACTGGTAAGGGGATCCCTAATAGTACAGCTATATAGTTGCCATAACAATCTTGCCTAAACCTTCATGTAACGTTTCTATCATGCAATATGCATGCATATAATTGAAATATATCTCAATATGAATTATATTATATAAGTTCATTAATGGTTGTTGATGCTGTTAAAATAagaattgtaattgtattttgcttGAGTATTGAATATTTTCACTTAATTGAGTTTTTACATTTGGAAGATGAAAGCTAAACTTATACAGAGAATAGCCTAACGGCTATATGACAATATCATGGAAAAAATAAAGGTATGTTTCCCTTTTTGTAAAAGTTAATCTTGCTGTCTTTTTATTTCTAACACTCCCCtgcaagttgaatagtggggtttccgATGTTCAACTTGGAGAGTATTCCTTTGAAAAGTCTTCCGTTGACGGACTTGGTTAAGATATCTGCTAGTTGGTCTTCTGATCGGACGTGAGGTAAAGATATGATTTCGGCTTCTAATTTTTCTTTAATGAAGTGTCTGTCAATTTCTATATGTTTGGTTCGATCgtgttgaactggattttctgaaATTGCAATTGCCGCTTCGTTGTCACACATGATCTTGATCGAGGTATTAGGAGGAAAACCAATTTCCGTCAAAAGTTTCTTGATCCATAAAGCCTCGGTTACACCTCGTGAAATTCCCCGAAATTCAGCTTCAGCACTAGACAGGgcaacaaccttttgtttcttgcttCTCCAAGTAACCAAATTCCCTCCAACAAAGGCAAAGTATCCGGATGTTGATTTTCTATCTCCCTTTTCTCCTCCGTAACCCGCATCGGTGAATATTTGTGCTTCTAGATGATTGTTTTTCTCGAACAGGACTCCATCTTCTGCAGTGCCTTTTAGATATTTGATAATCCTCCATACTGCATCCATATGGTGTTGTtatggttgatgcatgaa
The window above is part of the Rutidosis leptorrhynchoides isolate AG116_Rl617_1_P2 chromosome 1, CSIRO_AGI_Rlap_v1, whole genome shotgun sequence genome. Proteins encoded here:
- the LOC139885657 gene encoding probable linoleate 9S-lipoxygenase 5, whose protein sequence is MKTITGRVALTKKNLLDINDLSASVLDRFDELLGKNVTLQLISPDHQSTEGRSIGKVGKPAKLEDWITTITPLAVGESSYKVTFEWDDNEVPGAFLVQNHHHNQFYLKTLTLEDVPGHGQVHFVCNSWVYPAKHYQKPRLFFTNKAYLPHETPEFLRPYREDELDILRGDGTRMLEEWDRVYDYAFYNDLGDPDKNPDDARPVLGGSTEYPYPRRGRTGRPPTKSDPKTESRLPLVKSLDIYVPRDERFGHLKLSDFLAYGLKSIVQFLVPEFKALSDITGNEFDSFEDIMKLYEGGIKLPEGPLLDSIRKNIPFEMLKVFLQMDSSGVTKFPKPQVIEEDKSAWRTDEEFAKEMLAGVNPVNIRLLKEFPPTSKLDVALYGNQNSSIKAEHIEKNLHDLVVDEVLKAKKLFILDHHDALIPYLRRINATTSKIYATRTILLLQNDGTLKPLCIELSLPHPQGDKFGAVSNVYTPAENGVEGSIWQLAKAYVSVTDSGIHQLISHWLSTHAVVEPFVIAANRQLSVLHPIYKLLYPHFRDTMNINAFARQILINGGGILELTVFPGKYSMELSSVLYKDWVFTEQALPMDLVKRGMAVEDSDSRNGLRLLIEDYPYAVDGLEIWSAIKSWVNDYCKFYYKNDDMVQSDTELQSWWTELREKGHGDKKHEPWWPKMSSVQELINICTTFIWIASALHAAVNYGQYPYAGYFPNRPTISRKFMPEPNSPEYDELKTNPEKVFLKTITPQLQTLLGIALIELLSRHTSDEIYLGQRECPEWTLDAEPLNAFEKFGKKLKEIEARIVAMNSDERLKNRVGPAKVPYTLLYPTSEQGLTGKGIPNSTAI